One Helianthus annuus cultivar XRQ/B chromosome 7, HanXRQr2.0-SUNRISE, whole genome shotgun sequence genomic region harbors:
- the LOC110866422 gene encoding uncharacterized protein LOC110866422 gives MIENLFKGVIGNGLHTRFWLDYWLEETPLRYTFPNLFALESNKGCTVAARLSAPASDSWKWLADPSGTFTTASCRDLLAANAALFHPFKWSSWVPKKVNILAWRAEQDRLSTMEGLIKRNIVNSSPLCSLCGDYPENADHLLIHCYVASNIWQKVAEWCNISPIFAFNIRELLESSKINGLKRSKKKALYAIILTTCWII, from the exons ATGATTGAGAACTTATTCAAAGGGGTTATTGGTAACGGTTTGCATACACGGTTCTGGCTCGATTACTGGCTCGAGGAAACACCGCTGAGGTACACCTTTCCAAATCTGTTTGCCTTAGAATCTAACAAGGGCTGCACTGTTGCAGCCCGTTTATCTGCTCCGG CAAGCGACAGTTGGAAGTGGCTGGCTGACCCATCTGGAACTTTTACAACAGCTTCATGCCGTGACCTGTTGGCTGCAAATGCAGCTCTATTTCATCCTTTCAAGTGGTCATCTTGGGTACCAAAGAAAGTAAACATATTAGCTTGGCGAGCGGAACAAGATAGGCTGTCAACAATGGAAGGTCTTATCAAGAGAAACATCGTTAACTCCTCTCCATTGTGCAGCCTTTGTGGAGACTATCCTGAAAACGCTGATCATCTACTAATTCATTGTTATGTGGCTTCAAACATATGGCAAAAGGTGGCTGAATGGTGCAACATCTCCCCAATATTCGCTTTCAACATCCGGGAACTTTTGGAAAGCAGCAAGATAAATGGACTCAAAAGATCAAAGAAAAAGGCTTTATACGCAATCATACTAACAACATGTTGGATCATCTAG